The Hippoglossus hippoglossus isolate fHipHip1 chromosome 21, fHipHip1.pri, whole genome shotgun sequence genomic sequence tcctcgcTGCAGTGCAGAAACCTTCAGTGTCCATCAGCCTATGGCTTTATAGATACAGATGAAATGTGAATTGCTTTGAAATGCAAGGTCAgatcatttaaagaaaaaaaggccaTGATTATGTTCCCTTTAAAACACCACTGGGTCAGGCTCCAGTGAAGACGCGACGGTGAAAAGAACACTTAAGAACATGTGGCTCACTAAATGGCTGTGACCTCGGGGCAATGGTCTGGTAAAGGGAGGTTCTTAGTACTGTTCGCTAGTAAGGTCAGGTCGGATTGTCTATTAACGCCAGAGTCTTGCTGTGGCGGCTCAGCTGTCATACACGAGCTGTAGGAGCTCTGGGAGTTATTGTTCAGGTAGTTCTGGAACTGTGTCTGGTTCTGGTTTTCAGGCGGCTCCACAAGCGCCGCCTTGGACAGCACCTTCTTCTCCGGATCCGCCGTGAAGCAGGTCAGAGGCGCCGCCGGAGCCCCGTTGGCCAGGGTGAAGGGGTGGTTGGCTGTGTATTGTTCTGCAGCCTGATTGGAGTAGTCCGTGTACTGCCCGGCGGCCACGTTGAACGGCCCTTGTGCCGCGCTGCCGTTGGTCATGCCGACTGGATCTTGGAATGCTAAGGCTTCCCCATAGGGTTCACTGGGTTGGCTGGTTTGGCCGCTGGAGACGCTACCGGAGCTCCCCAGCTGATAGTACTCAGTCGAGGGGGAGTTCATTAAATAAGTGTTTCCATTCATGTGGTTGTCATGTGACACAGAGCTGTCACTGTAACACAGCACAGCGGACAGAGGGACCACATCGGTGTGCAACACCGGCGGGGCCGTCAAGTCGTCCCCAAAGTTTTCAgacttctcctcatcctcttcatcctcctcctcctcagagtcgCTGTTCGCTAAGCTCTGTGTGCTGGAGTCAGAGAGTCCGCTGCAAACGCTGCTACTATCCTCGTCGTCTtcattctcctcttcctcctcctcctcgtcttcttcgtcctcttcctcgTCGTCCAGCGGCTCCTCCATCTCGTCCATGTTCTGCAGGTGGACGCCAGCCGTCTGTGGCCCGGTGTCGGACAGCGAGTATTCCAACCTGTGCTGGGACTGCACCAGAGGATTCCCGCTTGCCAGGTCGTTGGTTTCGCCGCGGTAACCATTGGCTGGggccgcctgctgctgctcgcGACTCTTCTCCAGTTCAAGCTTCATTATAGTGTGCAAGAAATGGGTCCGAACACGGATGGGATTAAACTCCACTCGGCCGGTCGAATTGCTGCAGCCCTCTTTTGTGCAACCACATGGAAATGACATGCGGTCCACCTGAGGGAAACACAAACTAGCTTTACTATgcaattcattttattttaagatgatCTGTGTtgtgtataaaaacaacaaactaaagtTAGAATACCCTGCACCTTCTCGCCTCAGTATATTTAGCTGTTTAGGAAAATAGAACATGGACAGAAAATGTGCATGTCATGGGATTTACCTGGCACTTGATCCCCGCGATGCTGCAGGCACATGTCTCGGGGTCACAGAAGACTCTGCAATCACAGCCGCAGTCCTCCCTGGACATCCGGATGGTCCGCAGTTCATGTTTCTCCTCCACATCAATCTTCTTTACCCCGGAGGTACGCAGCAGAGCCCGGCGCTTTTTAGTGGTAAGCGGCTGCAGGAAGAAGTACTCGTCTACCTCTGTGTTGTCCAGGTCAATGTCGTCGTCGGAGATGTCCTCTGCCGTGAGCGTGTTGGCCTCCTCCGACTCCACCGTGCCGTTCTTAGTCAGCTGAAAACAAGAGGGAGTCACATCCAAGTCATTTTTGATAAaagtgagagaacaaagagctgagcccaaagacagagagaaaaaaagatgaatgtc encodes the following:
- the csrnp3 gene encoding cysteine/serine-rich nuclear protein 3 isoform X1; the protein is MRPAMSGILKRKFEEVEATSSPCSSLRESDDEVSCSESGDSSDSVNPSASGPFTPDSILKREKRLRTRRVHFENVTVYYFSRRQGFTSVPSQGGSTLGMSNRHSWIRQYSLGEFALEQERIHRDMLRDHLKEEKLNSIKLKLTKNGTVESEEANTLTAEDISDDDIDLDNTEVDEYFFLQPLTTKKRRALLRTSGVKKIDVEEKHELRTIRMSREDCGCDCRVFCDPETCACSIAGIKCQVDRMSFPCGCTKEGCSNSTGRVEFNPIRVRTHFLHTIMKLELEKSREQQQAAPANGYRGETNDLASGNPLVQSQHRLEYSLSDTGPQTAGVHLQNMDEMEEPLDDEEEDEEDEEEEEEENEDDEDSSSVCSGLSDSSTQSLANSDSEEEEDEEDEEKSENFGDDLTAPPVLHTDVVPLSAVLCYSDSSVSHDNHMNGNTYLMNSPSTEYYQLGSSGSVSSGQTSQPSEPYGEALAFQDPVGMTNGSAAQGPFNVAAGQYTDYSNQAAEQYTANHPFTLANGAPAAPLTCFTADPEKKVLSKAALVEPPENQNQTQFQNYLNNNSQSSYSSCMTAEPPQQDSGVNRQSDLTLLANSTKNLPLPDHCPEVTAI
- the csrnp3 gene encoding cysteine/serine-rich nuclear protein 3 isoform X2; its protein translation is MRPAMSGILKRKFEEVEATSSPCSSLRESDDEVSCSESGDSSDSVNPSASGPFTPDSILKREKRLRTRRVHFENVTVYYFSRRQGFTSVPSQGGSTLGMSNRHSWIRQYSLGEFALEQERIHRDMLRDHLKEEKLNSIKLKLTKNGTVESEEANTLTAEDISDDDIDLDNTEVDEYFFLQPLTTKKRRALLRTSGVKKIDVEEKHELRTIRMSREDCGCDCRVFCDPETCACSIAGIKCQVDRMSFPCGCTKEGCSNSTGRVEFNPIRVRTHFLHTIMKLELEKSREQQQAAPANGYRGETNDLASGNPLVQSQHRLEYSLSDTGPQTAGVHLQNMDEMEEPLDDEEEDEEDEEEEEEENEDDEDSSSVCSGLSDSSTQSLANSDSEEEEDEEDEEKSENFGDDLTAPPVLHTDVVPLSAVLCYSDSSVSHDNHMNGNTYLMNSPSTEYYQLGSSGSVSSGQTSQPSEPYGEALAFQDPVGMTNGSAAQGPFNVAAGQYTDYSNQAAEQYTANHPFTLANGAPAAPLTCFTADPEKKVLSKAALVEPPENQNQTQFQNYLNNNSQSSYSSCMTAEPPQQDSTKNLPLPDHCPEVTAI